The genomic DNA CTCAAACTAAAGTATAACAAAAAGCAATAATTGCTGTATAAGAAAGACATGTAATTAAAACACTTATAATATCCATAAAATTACATTCCTTTCTCATAAAACAATTAAGCATAAAAAAATGGTGGAGATGGCGGGAATCGAACCCGCGTCCAAAATACTCCAACCCATAACGTCTACAGTTTAGTTGTCTCTAACTTACACTAAAAACCAACAGAGTCAACAAGATTTAAATTTCTAGCGCTAATAATTATTTTCAAACAAATTTATTATTAGAATCATTTGTTCTATTGTGCTAGGTAATACGTTAATCAATGAAGCACAAACACACTTCATAACGTTAAAACACTATAAACTTTAAAAGTTTATTAAGCTGCTAAAGCAACTCCAGCTGATGCATTATTGATCATAAATGCTGGCATTTCAAATTCATTTTTTTCTTCGTTTGCATTTTATCAAACCTAGTAGTATTAAGGTCTACCAAACCACTGCAGTTATGAGTCGGCCATATCCTGTCGAAACCGGGACACCCCCATAGTTATATTATAAAACATTATTCATACAAATTTTAGTGCTATTAAATTTTGTATAAATAAGTTGTTTTATCCTAAAAATCAACTATTATTTAAGAGGAGGAAAAAATATGACTAAAACATCAAAAAGTTTAGGTATAGCAGGAACTATAATATCAATAGTTTTTAGCGTACTAGTAACAGTATTAGCAAGTATTGCAATAATAAGCACGGCTTCAATAATACAACAAGAAGCAGAATCAGTATTTTATATAGTTTCAATTATATTTCTAATTGTTCCATTAGCAATTTCACTGATTTTATATATTATAATTCTAGTATATTTAAAGTCAAAGAACAAAAAAAGAGTATTTACAGCAGGAATAATGGAAATAGTTGTAGCAGGTTTATCACTATTATCATTATTGACAACTAACTATGGTTTTTTAAATATAGTGCCCGCTGGTTTAATGCTTGCAAGTGGTATTATGATTTGTGTAGAATATAGTAAATACAAAAAAGAAAATAAAAATAATGTAAATGAAGAAAATAAAGATATTTAAAGCTAATTAAAATTTTAAGATTAAATATAATTCTCTAAATATAGATATGACTAAAAATCAAAAATTTATATAAGGAGATTTTTTTATATATAAATAAAAAAAATCTTATAAATTAATATAAGATTTAATAAACTATTGTTCTTCAGGAATTAAGATTAATATACCAGATACCAACCCAAATAGTCCCATAAAGAATATACTACAAATTCCTAAAGCGATATGTGGTTGATTATCACCAATAGTCTTTTTAGTAGCTATTGTCATTGGAATCATTCAAATTAATGGTATTAGTAAAAACGATGTTAATACTGTACTTATAATTGAAAAAATATACGCTGTTTGTCTCATCTCTTTTTCTCCTTTTTATAACAATGAGATTATAGCATTTATTAAAAGTTAATAAAATATTTTATAATCACAAAATAAATTTTTATTTTATTTTATTTAACCTTCTTTCAATATCTCTTTTTTTAATTGTTTCTCTTTTATCAATTTCTCTTTTCCCTTTACCTAAAGCTATCTGTAATTTTGCCAAGTTATCTTTTAAATATAATTTTAAAGGAATTAGAGTAAGGTTCTCTAACTGAACTCTTTTTATAATCTTTTTTATTTCACTTTTATGCATAAGCAAAACTCTATTTCTAGACGGATCTTGCTTAATGTGATTTGCAAACTCATAATTTTTTATATTCATATTTAAAATTTCGACTTGACCTTTTCTAATAAGAATAAAAGATTCCTCAATAGAAACATCCTTATTTCTGATTGATTTAATTTCTGGACCAGTTAAAACTATTCCTACTTCTCAAGTATCTAATATTTCATAATTAAAATATGCTTTTTTATTTTTTAATAATACATGCTCACCCATATTTATCACCACCATTAAACAAGCACAAAGTCTATAATTCTTTTTTTAACATCTGCATTTTTTACTTTTATTTTTACTTTTTGACCTAGTCTAAAGATTTTGTTTTGTTTGTTTACCATAATATTTGTCTTTTCTTCAAAAGTAAAGTCAGGAAGTTCTGAGATATGAATTAATCCTTCAACACAATTTTCTAGTTGCACAAAAATACCAAACTTCAAGACTGCAGCAACTATTCCCTCATACTCTTGACCAATTTTAGATTGCATATATTCAGCCATACATACTTTATTAACTTCTCTTTCGGCTGAAACTGCTTGTTTCTCAGTATCATTAATAATTCCACAAGCTTTTAAAACAAAATTTTTATTTTGCTCTAACTTTAGATCTCTTAAATCCTTACTAATTAAGTACTGCTTTAAAAATCTATGAACAATTAAATCACTGTACCTTCTAATTGGACTTGTAAAATGTGTATAGCAATTACTTGCTAACCCAAAGTGTCCTATATTCTCCAATTCATATGCAGCTTTTTCCATAAACTTTAATAAAGTAATATTAATAACATCTCTTTCAGTAGGATCTGTTATTTGACTTTCAATTTGAGTTAAGGCATGTTTAATCATTTTTGGATTTATTTTATCCAACTCATTTAATTTTACGTTTACTCCTAAAGCTCTTAATATTGAATGCCATTCAATAAGGTTTTCTTCTTTTGGAACATCATGATTTCTATAAATAAAGGGCAATTTCTTTTCAAAAATAACACTTGCTACGCATTCGTTTGCACTTACCATGAAGTTCTCAATTAATTTTTCACTAATACCTCTTCCACGCTTTGCAATTTCAATAACATTAGAATCCTTATCCAATATTATTTTTGGTTCTGCAATATCAAATTCAATTGCTCCTCTATTTGATCTTTCCACATCAATTATTTCATGAAGTTCTTTTGCTGTCATTAGCATATCTATAATTTCTTCTTTAATCTCTACATTTTTTTGAGAATAAAGTTCATTAACTTGTTTATAAGTTAAACGTGCTTTTGATATCATGATTGATTCATAAATTTTTTTATTTATAACATTTCCTTTTAGGTCAAAATCCATTTCTGCTACCATACAAAGTTTTTCTTCATTGGGATTTAAACTACAAACTCCATTAGATAATTTTTCAGGCAACATTGGTATTACTTTGTTGGCTAAATAAACAGAATTACCTCTAAATAAGGCTGTATTATCTAAAGGTGAAAATGGAGTTACATAATAACTTACATCTGCAATAGCTACAATAAGTTTATATCCCTTATTTGTTTTTTCGACATAAATTGCATCATCTAAATCTTTTGAATCAGCACCATCTATTGTTACTAAATTTTTATTAATTAAAGAGTTGGAAAGTCTTCTTTTAATTTTTTCATCTTTATAATCAATTGGTTTTGCAACTTCAATTG from Spiroplasma endosymbiont of Cantharis nigra includes the following:
- the smpB gene encoding SsrA-binding protein SmpB, translated to MGEHVLLKNKKAYFNYEILDTWEVGIVLTGPEIKSIRNKDVSIEESFILIRKGQVEILNMNIKNYEFANHIKQDPSRNRVLLMHKSEIKKIIKRVQLENLTLIPLKLYLKDNLAKLQIALGKGKREIDKRETIKKRDIERRLNKIK
- the rnr gene encoding ribonuclease R, whose product is MKNIILERLKKKDRLHLNDLTSNINGKYESITDALRLLQEEHLIGWTKENVIYFVGEKYRIGSIKINDKGFGFIKELNSEDDDFFVPPNALNGSISSDEVIFTVQKENDDRLKANVEDIVLRTKTSLIGEMRKSSCGRFIDFIPNEPGFKNYRIVLVNLKDFKLKEDLIVKVKILDVRDRKLFTRIQKIIGDANKAIDRIISIAYEFDIKPEFNKLTLDNAIEVAKPIDYKDEKIKRRLSNSLINKNLVTIDGADSKDLDDAIYVEKTNKGYKLIVAIADVSYYVTPFSPLDNTALFRGNSVYLANKVIPMLPEKLSNGVCSLNPNEEKLCMVAEMDFDLKGNVINKKIYESIMISKARLTYKQVNELYSQKNVEIKEEIIDMLMTAKELHEIIDVERSNRGAIEFDIAEPKIILDKDSNVIEIAKRGRGISEKLIENFMVSANECVASVIFEKKLPFIYRNHDVPKEENLIEWHSILRALGVNVKLNELDKINPKMIKHALTQIESQITDPTERDVINITLLKFMEKAAYELENIGHFGLASNCYTHFTSPIRRYSDLIVHRFLKQYLISKDLRDLKLEQNKNFVLKACGIINDTEKQAVSAEREVNKVCMAEYMQSKIGQEYEGIVAAVLKFGIFVQLENCVEGLIHISELPDFTFEEKTNIMVNKQNKIFRLGQKVKIKVKNADVKKRIIDFVLV